In Lepidochelys kempii isolate rLepKem1 chromosome 10, rLepKem1.hap2, whole genome shotgun sequence, a single window of DNA contains:
- the PARP6 gene encoding protein mono-ADP-ribosyltransferase PARP6 isoform X9, with protein MDIKGQYWTDDDSDGDNESEEFLYGVQGTCAADLYRHPQLDADIEAVKEIYSENSVSVREYGTIDDVDIDLHVNISFLDEEVSTAWKVLRTEPIVLRLRFSLSQYLDGPEPSIEVFQPSNKEGFGLGLQLKKILGMFTSQQWKHLSNDFLKTQQEKRHSWFKSSGTIKKFRAGLSIFSPIPKSPSFPIIQDSMLKGKLGVPELRVNRLMNRSISCTMKNPKVEVFGYPPSTQVGGHCKNIPTLEYGFLVQPAVCTRELCVFSFYTLGVMSGAAEEVATGAEVVDLLVAMCRAALESPRKSIIFEPYPSVVDPSDPKTLAFNPKKKNYERLQKALDSVMSIREMTQGSYLEIKKQMDKLDPLAHPLLQWIISSNRSHIVKLPLSRVRGRSPFRQLKFMHTSHQFLLLSSPPAKEARFRTAKKLYGSTFAFHGSHIENWHSILRNGLVNASYTKLQLHGAAYGKGIYLSPISSISFGYSGMGKGQHRMPSKDELVQRYNRMNTIPQTRSIQSRFLQSRNLNCIALCEVITSKDLQKHGNIWVCPVSDHVCTRFFFVYEDGQVGDANINTQDPKIQKEIMRVIGTQVYTN; from the exons ATG GACATCAAAGGCCAGTACTGGACTGACGATGATTCGGATGGAGACAATGAGTCAGAAGAATTCCTCTATGGAGTCCAG GGGACCTGCGCGGCGGATCTGTATCGACACCCACAGCTGGATGCTGACATTGAGGCGGTGAAGGAGATCTACAGTGAGAACTCTGTGTCTGTCAG AGAATATGGGACCATTGATGACGTGGACATCGACCTCCATGTCAATATCAGCTTCCTGGAT GAGGAGGTGTCGACGGCCTGGAAGGTACTACGGACCGAACCCATTGTCCTGAGGCTGCGGTTCTCCCTCTCCCAGTACCTGGATGGACCCG AGCCATCGATCGAGGTTTTCCAGCCGTCTAATAAGGAGGGGTTCGGATTGGGTCTTCAGCTGAAAAA GATCCTGGGAatgttcacatcccagcaatggAAACACCTCAGCAACGATTTCCTGAAGACCCAGCAGGAGAAGCGGCACAGCTGGTTCAAGTCGAGTGGCACTATCAAGAAATTCCGAGCGGGCCTCAGCATCTTCTCTCCCATCCCCAA GTCTCCCAGCTTCCCCATCATCCAGGACTCCATGCTGAAGGGCAAGCTGGGGGTGCCAGAGCTCCGCGTCAATCGCCTTATGAACCGTTCCATCTCCTGCACCATGAAGAACCCTAAGGTGGAGGTGTTCGGCTacccccccagcacccag GTCGGCGGCCATTGCAAGAACATCCCCACACTGGAATATGGATTTCTCGTCCAG CCGGCTGTGTGCACGCGGGAGCTGTGCGTCTTCTCCTTCTACACCCTGGGGGTGATGTCTGGTGCAGCGGAGGAGGTGGCCACGGGAGCAGAG GTGGTGGATCTGCTTGTGGCTATGTGTCGGGCTGCCCTGGAGTCCCCACGCAAAAGCATCATCTTCGAACCGTATCCCTCCGTGGTGGACCCCAGCGACCCCAAAACACTTGCCTTTAACCCCAAG AAGAAGAACTATGAGCGTCTGCAGAAGGCCCTGGACAGCGTGATGTCAATCCGGGAAATGACCCAG GGCTCGTATCTGGAAATCAAGAAGCAGATGGACAAACTGGACCCTCTGGCACACCCTCTCCTGCAATG GATAATCTCCAGTAACAGATCTCACATTGTCAAGCTGCCTCTCAGCAGGGTACGTGGCCGCTCCCCTTTCAGG CAGCTGAAATTCATGCACACCTCACACCAGTtccttctgctgagcagcccccCGGCCAAGGAAGCCCGGTTCCGCACAGCCAAGAAACTCTACGGGAGCACCTTCGCTTTTCA TGGATCTCACATTGAGAACTGGCATTCCATCCTACGCAACGGGCTGGTCAATGCGTCCTACACCAAACTGCAG ctgcatggagcAGCCTATGGCAAAGGCATCTATCTGAGCCCCATCTCCAGTATTTCCTTTGGATACTCAG GGATGGGGAAAGGACAGCACAGGATGCCCTCAAAGGATGAGCTCGTCCAGAGATATAACCGAATGAACACCATCCCTCAG ACTCGATCCATCCAGTCCCGGTTCCTGCAGAGTCGGAATCTAAACTGTATAGCACTTTGTGAAG TGATCACCTCGAAGGATCTCCAGAAGCACGGGAACATCTGGGTGTGCCCGGTCTCGGACCATGTCTGCACCCGCTTCTTCTTTGT
- the PARP6 gene encoding protein mono-ADP-ribosyltransferase PARP6 isoform X7, translating to MDIKGQYWTDDDSDGDNESEEFLYGVQGTCAADLYRHPQLDADIEAVKEIYSENSVSVREYGTIDDVDIDLHVNISFLDEEVSTAWKVLRTEPIVLRLRFSLSQYLDGPEPSIEVFQPSNKEGFGLGLQLKKILGMFTSQQWKHLSNDFLKTQQEKRHSWFKSSGTIKKFRAGLSIFSPIPKSPSFPIIQDSMLKGKLGVPELRVNRLMNRSISCTMKNPKVEVFGYPPSTQVGGHCKNIPTLEYGFLVQIMKYAEQRIPTLNEYCVVCDEQHVFQNGSMLKPAVCTRELCVFSFYTLGVMSGAAEEVATGAEVVDLLVAMCRAALESPRKSIIFEPYPSVVDPSDPKTLAFNPKKKNYERLQKALDSVMSIREMTQGSYLEIKKQMDKLDPLAHPLLQWIISSNRSHIVKLPLSRLKFMHTSHQFLLLSSPPAKEARFRTAKKLYGSTFAFHGSHIENWHSILRNGLVNASYTKLQLHGAAYGKGIYLSPISSISFGYSGMGKGQHRMPSKDELVQRYNRMNTIPQTRSIQSRFLQSRNLNCIALCEVITSKDLQKHGNIWVCPVSDHVCTRFFFVYEDGQVGDANINTQDPKIQKEIMRVIGTQVYTN from the exons ATG GACATCAAAGGCCAGTACTGGACTGACGATGATTCGGATGGAGACAATGAGTCAGAAGAATTCCTCTATGGAGTCCAG GGGACCTGCGCGGCGGATCTGTATCGACACCCACAGCTGGATGCTGACATTGAGGCGGTGAAGGAGATCTACAGTGAGAACTCTGTGTCTGTCAG AGAATATGGGACCATTGATGACGTGGACATCGACCTCCATGTCAATATCAGCTTCCTGGAT GAGGAGGTGTCGACGGCCTGGAAGGTACTACGGACCGAACCCATTGTCCTGAGGCTGCGGTTCTCCCTCTCCCAGTACCTGGATGGACCCG AGCCATCGATCGAGGTTTTCCAGCCGTCTAATAAGGAGGGGTTCGGATTGGGTCTTCAGCTGAAAAA GATCCTGGGAatgttcacatcccagcaatggAAACACCTCAGCAACGATTTCCTGAAGACCCAGCAGGAGAAGCGGCACAGCTGGTTCAAGTCGAGTGGCACTATCAAGAAATTCCGAGCGGGCCTCAGCATCTTCTCTCCCATCCCCAA GTCTCCCAGCTTCCCCATCATCCAGGACTCCATGCTGAAGGGCAAGCTGGGGGTGCCAGAGCTCCGCGTCAATCGCCTTATGAACCGTTCCATCTCCTGCACCATGAAGAACCCTAAGGTGGAGGTGTTCGGCTacccccccagcacccag GTCGGCGGCCATTGCAAGAACATCCCCACACTGGAATATGGATTTCTCGTCCAG ATAATGAAGTATGCAGAGCAGCGGATCCCCACCCTGAACGAATACTGCGTGGTATGCGACGAGCAGCACGTCTTCCAGAATGGATCCATGCTCAAG CCGGCTGTGTGCACGCGGGAGCTGTGCGTCTTCTCCTTCTACACCCTGGGGGTGATGTCTGGTGCAGCGGAGGAGGTGGCCACGGGAGCAGAG GTGGTGGATCTGCTTGTGGCTATGTGTCGGGCTGCCCTGGAGTCCCCACGCAAAAGCATCATCTTCGAACCGTATCCCTCCGTGGTGGACCCCAGCGACCCCAAAACACTTGCCTTTAACCCCAAG AAGAAGAACTATGAGCGTCTGCAGAAGGCCCTGGACAGCGTGATGTCAATCCGGGAAATGACCCAG GGCTCGTATCTGGAAATCAAGAAGCAGATGGACAAACTGGACCCTCTGGCACACCCTCTCCTGCAATG GATAATCTCCAGTAACAGATCTCACATTGTCAAGCTGCCTCTCAGCAGG CTGAAATTCATGCACACCTCACACCAGTtccttctgctgagcagcccccCGGCCAAGGAAGCCCGGTTCCGCACAGCCAAGAAACTCTACGGGAGCACCTTCGCTTTTCA TGGATCTCACATTGAGAACTGGCATTCCATCCTACGCAACGGGCTGGTCAATGCGTCCTACACCAAACTGCAG ctgcatggagcAGCCTATGGCAAAGGCATCTATCTGAGCCCCATCTCCAGTATTTCCTTTGGATACTCAG GGATGGGGAAAGGACAGCACAGGATGCCCTCAAAGGATGAGCTCGTCCAGAGATATAACCGAATGAACACCATCCCTCAG ACTCGATCCATCCAGTCCCGGTTCCTGCAGAGTCGGAATCTAAACTGTATAGCACTTTGTGAAG TGATCACCTCGAAGGATCTCCAGAAGCACGGGAACATCTGGGTGTGCCCGGTCTCGGACCATGTCTGCACCCGCTTCTTCTTTGT
- the PARP6 gene encoding protein mono-ADP-ribosyltransferase PARP6 isoform X6 produces MDIKGQYWTDDDSDGDNESEEFLYGVQGTCAADLYRHPQLDADIEAVKEIYSENSVSVREYGTIDDVDIDLHVNISFLDEEVSTAWKVLRTEPIVLRLRFSLSQYLDGPEPSIEVFQPSNKEGFGLGLQLKKILGMFTSQQWKHLSNDFLKTQQEKRHSWFKSSGTIKKFRAGLSIFSPIPKSPSFPIIQDSMLKGKLGVPELRVNRLMNRSISCTMKNPKVEVFGYPPSTQVGGHCKNIPTLEYGFLVQIMKYAEQRIPTLNEYCVVCDEQHVFQNGSMLKPAVCTRELCVFSFYTLGVMSGAAEEVATGAEVVDLLVAMCRAALESPRKSIIFEPYPSVVDPSDPKTLAFNPKKKNYERLQKALDSVMSIREMTQGSYLEIKKQMDKLDPLAHPLLQWIISSNRSHIVKLPLSRQLKFMHTSHQFLLLSSPPAKEARFRTAKKLYGSTFAFHGSHIENWHSILRNGLVNASYTKLQLHGAAYGKGIYLSPISSISFGYSGMGKGQHRMPSKDELVQRYNRMNTIPQTRSIQSRFLQSRNLNCIALCEVITSKDLQKHGNIWVCPVSDHVCTRFFFVYEDGQVGDANINTQDPKIQKEIMRVIGTQVYTN; encoded by the exons ATG GACATCAAAGGCCAGTACTGGACTGACGATGATTCGGATGGAGACAATGAGTCAGAAGAATTCCTCTATGGAGTCCAG GGGACCTGCGCGGCGGATCTGTATCGACACCCACAGCTGGATGCTGACATTGAGGCGGTGAAGGAGATCTACAGTGAGAACTCTGTGTCTGTCAG AGAATATGGGACCATTGATGACGTGGACATCGACCTCCATGTCAATATCAGCTTCCTGGAT GAGGAGGTGTCGACGGCCTGGAAGGTACTACGGACCGAACCCATTGTCCTGAGGCTGCGGTTCTCCCTCTCCCAGTACCTGGATGGACCCG AGCCATCGATCGAGGTTTTCCAGCCGTCTAATAAGGAGGGGTTCGGATTGGGTCTTCAGCTGAAAAA GATCCTGGGAatgttcacatcccagcaatggAAACACCTCAGCAACGATTTCCTGAAGACCCAGCAGGAGAAGCGGCACAGCTGGTTCAAGTCGAGTGGCACTATCAAGAAATTCCGAGCGGGCCTCAGCATCTTCTCTCCCATCCCCAA GTCTCCCAGCTTCCCCATCATCCAGGACTCCATGCTGAAGGGCAAGCTGGGGGTGCCAGAGCTCCGCGTCAATCGCCTTATGAACCGTTCCATCTCCTGCACCATGAAGAACCCTAAGGTGGAGGTGTTCGGCTacccccccagcacccag GTCGGCGGCCATTGCAAGAACATCCCCACACTGGAATATGGATTTCTCGTCCAG ATAATGAAGTATGCAGAGCAGCGGATCCCCACCCTGAACGAATACTGCGTGGTATGCGACGAGCAGCACGTCTTCCAGAATGGATCCATGCTCAAG CCGGCTGTGTGCACGCGGGAGCTGTGCGTCTTCTCCTTCTACACCCTGGGGGTGATGTCTGGTGCAGCGGAGGAGGTGGCCACGGGAGCAGAG GTGGTGGATCTGCTTGTGGCTATGTGTCGGGCTGCCCTGGAGTCCCCACGCAAAAGCATCATCTTCGAACCGTATCCCTCCGTGGTGGACCCCAGCGACCCCAAAACACTTGCCTTTAACCCCAAG AAGAAGAACTATGAGCGTCTGCAGAAGGCCCTGGACAGCGTGATGTCAATCCGGGAAATGACCCAG GGCTCGTATCTGGAAATCAAGAAGCAGATGGACAAACTGGACCCTCTGGCACACCCTCTCCTGCAATG GATAATCTCCAGTAACAGATCTCACATTGTCAAGCTGCCTCTCAGCAGG CAGCTGAAATTCATGCACACCTCACACCAGTtccttctgctgagcagcccccCGGCCAAGGAAGCCCGGTTCCGCACAGCCAAGAAACTCTACGGGAGCACCTTCGCTTTTCA TGGATCTCACATTGAGAACTGGCATTCCATCCTACGCAACGGGCTGGTCAATGCGTCCTACACCAAACTGCAG ctgcatggagcAGCCTATGGCAAAGGCATCTATCTGAGCCCCATCTCCAGTATTTCCTTTGGATACTCAG GGATGGGGAAAGGACAGCACAGGATGCCCTCAAAGGATGAGCTCGTCCAGAGATATAACCGAATGAACACCATCCCTCAG ACTCGATCCATCCAGTCCCGGTTCCTGCAGAGTCGGAATCTAAACTGTATAGCACTTTGTGAAG TGATCACCTCGAAGGATCTCCAGAAGCACGGGAACATCTGGGTGTGCCCGGTCTCGGACCATGTCTGCACCCGCTTCTTCTTTGT
- the PARP6 gene encoding protein mono-ADP-ribosyltransferase PARP6 isoform X5, giving the protein MDIKGQYWTDDDSDGDNESEEFLYGVQGTCAADLYRHPQLDADIEAVKEIYSENSVSVREYGTIDDVDIDLHVNISFLDEEVSTAWKVLRTEPIVLRLRFSLSQYLDGPEPSIEVFQPSNKEGFGLGLQLKKILGMFTSQQWKHLSNDFLKTQQEKRHSWFKSSGTIKKFRAGLSIFSPIPKSPSFPIIQDSMLKGKLGVPELRVNRLMNRSISCTMKNPKVEVFGYPPSTQVGGHCKNIPTLEYGFLVQIMKYAEQRIPTLNEYCVVCDEQHVFQNGSMLKPAVCTRELCVFSFYTLGVMSGAAEEVATGAEVVDLLVAMCRAALESPRKSIIFEPYPSVVDPSDPKTLAFNPKKKNYERLQKALDSVMSIREMTQGSYLEIKKQMDKLDPLAHPLLQWIISSNRSHIVKLPLSRVRGRSPFRQLKFMHTSHQFLLLSSPPAKEARFRTAKKLYGSTFAFHGSHIENWHSILRNGLVNASYTKLQLHGAAYGKGIYLSPISSISFGYSGMGKGQHRMPSKDELVQRYNRMNTIPQTRSIQSRFLQSRNLNCIALCEVITSKDLQKHGNIWVCPVSDHVCTRFFFVYEDGQVGDANINTQDPKIQKEIMRVIGTQVYTN; this is encoded by the exons ATG GACATCAAAGGCCAGTACTGGACTGACGATGATTCGGATGGAGACAATGAGTCAGAAGAATTCCTCTATGGAGTCCAG GGGACCTGCGCGGCGGATCTGTATCGACACCCACAGCTGGATGCTGACATTGAGGCGGTGAAGGAGATCTACAGTGAGAACTCTGTGTCTGTCAG AGAATATGGGACCATTGATGACGTGGACATCGACCTCCATGTCAATATCAGCTTCCTGGAT GAGGAGGTGTCGACGGCCTGGAAGGTACTACGGACCGAACCCATTGTCCTGAGGCTGCGGTTCTCCCTCTCCCAGTACCTGGATGGACCCG AGCCATCGATCGAGGTTTTCCAGCCGTCTAATAAGGAGGGGTTCGGATTGGGTCTTCAGCTGAAAAA GATCCTGGGAatgttcacatcccagcaatggAAACACCTCAGCAACGATTTCCTGAAGACCCAGCAGGAGAAGCGGCACAGCTGGTTCAAGTCGAGTGGCACTATCAAGAAATTCCGAGCGGGCCTCAGCATCTTCTCTCCCATCCCCAA GTCTCCCAGCTTCCCCATCATCCAGGACTCCATGCTGAAGGGCAAGCTGGGGGTGCCAGAGCTCCGCGTCAATCGCCTTATGAACCGTTCCATCTCCTGCACCATGAAGAACCCTAAGGTGGAGGTGTTCGGCTacccccccagcacccag GTCGGCGGCCATTGCAAGAACATCCCCACACTGGAATATGGATTTCTCGTCCAG ATAATGAAGTATGCAGAGCAGCGGATCCCCACCCTGAACGAATACTGCGTGGTATGCGACGAGCAGCACGTCTTCCAGAATGGATCCATGCTCAAG CCGGCTGTGTGCACGCGGGAGCTGTGCGTCTTCTCCTTCTACACCCTGGGGGTGATGTCTGGTGCAGCGGAGGAGGTGGCCACGGGAGCAGAG GTGGTGGATCTGCTTGTGGCTATGTGTCGGGCTGCCCTGGAGTCCCCACGCAAAAGCATCATCTTCGAACCGTATCCCTCCGTGGTGGACCCCAGCGACCCCAAAACACTTGCCTTTAACCCCAAG AAGAAGAACTATGAGCGTCTGCAGAAGGCCCTGGACAGCGTGATGTCAATCCGGGAAATGACCCAG GGCTCGTATCTGGAAATCAAGAAGCAGATGGACAAACTGGACCCTCTGGCACACCCTCTCCTGCAATG GATAATCTCCAGTAACAGATCTCACATTGTCAAGCTGCCTCTCAGCAGGGTACGTGGCCGCTCCCCTTTCAGG CAGCTGAAATTCATGCACACCTCACACCAGTtccttctgctgagcagcccccCGGCCAAGGAAGCCCGGTTCCGCACAGCCAAGAAACTCTACGGGAGCACCTTCGCTTTTCA TGGATCTCACATTGAGAACTGGCATTCCATCCTACGCAACGGGCTGGTCAATGCGTCCTACACCAAACTGCAG ctgcatggagcAGCCTATGGCAAAGGCATCTATCTGAGCCCCATCTCCAGTATTTCCTTTGGATACTCAG GGATGGGGAAAGGACAGCACAGGATGCCCTCAAAGGATGAGCTCGTCCAGAGATATAACCGAATGAACACCATCCCTCAG ACTCGATCCATCCAGTCCCGGTTCCTGCAGAGTCGGAATCTAAACTGTATAGCACTTTGTGAAG TGATCACCTCGAAGGATCTCCAGAAGCACGGGAACATCTGGGTGTGCCCGGTCTCGGACCATGTCTGCACCCGCTTCTTCTTTGT
- the PARP6 gene encoding protein mono-ADP-ribosyltransferase PARP6 isoform X8, which produces MDIKGQYWTDDDSDGDNESEEFLYGVQGTCAADLYRHPQLDADIEAVKEIYSENSVSVREYGTIDDVDIDLHVNISFLDEEVSTAWKVLRTEPIVLRLRFSLSQYLDGPEPSIEVFQPSNKEGFGLGLQLKKILGMFTSQQWKHLSNDFLKTQQEKRHSWFKSSGTIKKFRAGLSIFSPIPKSPSFPIIQDSMLKGKLGVPELRVNRLMNRSISCTMKNPKVEVFGYPPSTQAGVAPFNILVGGHCKNIPTLEYGFLVQPAVCTRELCVFSFYTLGVMSGAAEEVATGAEVVDLLVAMCRAALESPRKSIIFEPYPSVVDPSDPKTLAFNPKKKNYERLQKALDSVMSIREMTQGSYLEIKKQMDKLDPLAHPLLQWIISSNRSHIVKLPLSRVRGRSPFRQLKFMHTSHQFLLLSSPPAKEARFRTAKKLYGSTFAFHGSHIENWHSILRNGLVNASYTKLQLHGAAYGKGIYLSPISSISFGYSGMGKGQHRMPSKDELVQRYNRMNTIPQTRSIQSRFLQSRNLNCIALCEVITSKDLQKHGNIWVCPVSDHVCTRFFFVYEDGQVGDANINTQDPKIQKEIMRVIGTQVYTN; this is translated from the exons ATG GACATCAAAGGCCAGTACTGGACTGACGATGATTCGGATGGAGACAATGAGTCAGAAGAATTCCTCTATGGAGTCCAG GGGACCTGCGCGGCGGATCTGTATCGACACCCACAGCTGGATGCTGACATTGAGGCGGTGAAGGAGATCTACAGTGAGAACTCTGTGTCTGTCAG AGAATATGGGACCATTGATGACGTGGACATCGACCTCCATGTCAATATCAGCTTCCTGGAT GAGGAGGTGTCGACGGCCTGGAAGGTACTACGGACCGAACCCATTGTCCTGAGGCTGCGGTTCTCCCTCTCCCAGTACCTGGATGGACCCG AGCCATCGATCGAGGTTTTCCAGCCGTCTAATAAGGAGGGGTTCGGATTGGGTCTTCAGCTGAAAAA GATCCTGGGAatgttcacatcccagcaatggAAACACCTCAGCAACGATTTCCTGAAGACCCAGCAGGAGAAGCGGCACAGCTGGTTCAAGTCGAGTGGCACTATCAAGAAATTCCGAGCGGGCCTCAGCATCTTCTCTCCCATCCCCAA GTCTCCCAGCTTCCCCATCATCCAGGACTCCATGCTGAAGGGCAAGCTGGGGGTGCCAGAGCTCCGCGTCAATCGCCTTATGAACCGTTCCATCTCCTGCACCATGAAGAACCCTAAGGTGGAGGTGTTCGGCTacccccccagcacccaggcAGGTGTCGCCCCATTCAACATCCTG GTCGGCGGCCATTGCAAGAACATCCCCACACTGGAATATGGATTTCTCGTCCAG CCGGCTGTGTGCACGCGGGAGCTGTGCGTCTTCTCCTTCTACACCCTGGGGGTGATGTCTGGTGCAGCGGAGGAGGTGGCCACGGGAGCAGAG GTGGTGGATCTGCTTGTGGCTATGTGTCGGGCTGCCCTGGAGTCCCCACGCAAAAGCATCATCTTCGAACCGTATCCCTCCGTGGTGGACCCCAGCGACCCCAAAACACTTGCCTTTAACCCCAAG AAGAAGAACTATGAGCGTCTGCAGAAGGCCCTGGACAGCGTGATGTCAATCCGGGAAATGACCCAG GGCTCGTATCTGGAAATCAAGAAGCAGATGGACAAACTGGACCCTCTGGCACACCCTCTCCTGCAATG GATAATCTCCAGTAACAGATCTCACATTGTCAAGCTGCCTCTCAGCAGGGTACGTGGCCGCTCCCCTTTCAGG CAGCTGAAATTCATGCACACCTCACACCAGTtccttctgctgagcagcccccCGGCCAAGGAAGCCCGGTTCCGCACAGCCAAGAAACTCTACGGGAGCACCTTCGCTTTTCA TGGATCTCACATTGAGAACTGGCATTCCATCCTACGCAACGGGCTGGTCAATGCGTCCTACACCAAACTGCAG ctgcatggagcAGCCTATGGCAAAGGCATCTATCTGAGCCCCATCTCCAGTATTTCCTTTGGATACTCAG GGATGGGGAAAGGACAGCACAGGATGCCCTCAAAGGATGAGCTCGTCCAGAGATATAACCGAATGAACACCATCCCTCAG ACTCGATCCATCCAGTCCCGGTTCCTGCAGAGTCGGAATCTAAACTGTATAGCACTTTGTGAAG TGATCACCTCGAAGGATCTCCAGAAGCACGGGAACATCTGGGTGTGCCCGGTCTCGGACCATGTCTGCACCCGCTTCTTCTTTGT
- the PARP6 gene encoding protein mono-ADP-ribosyltransferase PARP6 isoform X10, which translates to MDIKGQYWTDDDSDGDNESEEFLYGVQGTCAADLYRHPQLDADIEAVKEIYSENSVSVREYGTIDDVDIDLHVNISFLDEEVSTAWKVLRTEPIVLRLRFSLSQYLDGPEPSIEVFQPSNKEGFGLGLQLKKILGMFTSQQWKHLSNDFLKTQQEKRHSWFKSSGTIKKFRAGLSIFSPIPKSPSFPIIQDSMLKGKLGVPELRVNRLMNRSISCTMKNPKVEVFGYPPSTQAGVAPFNILVGGHCKNIPTLEYGFLVQIMKYAEQRIPTLNEYCVVCDEQHVFQNGSMLKPAVCTRELCVFSFYTLGVMSGAAEEVATGAEKKNYERLQKALDSVMSIREMTQGSYLEIKKQMDKLDPLAHPLLQWIISSNRSHIVKLPLSRVRGRSPFRQLKFMHTSHQFLLLSSPPAKEARFRTAKKLYGSTFAFHGSHIENWHSILRNGLVNASYTKLQLHGAAYGKGIYLSPISSISFGYSGMGKGQHRMPSKDELVQRYNRMNTIPQTRSIQSRFLQSRNLNCIALCEVITSKDLQKHGNIWVCPVSDHVCTRFFFVYEDGQVGDANINTQDPKIQKEIMRVIGTQVYTN; encoded by the exons ATG GACATCAAAGGCCAGTACTGGACTGACGATGATTCGGATGGAGACAATGAGTCAGAAGAATTCCTCTATGGAGTCCAG GGGACCTGCGCGGCGGATCTGTATCGACACCCACAGCTGGATGCTGACATTGAGGCGGTGAAGGAGATCTACAGTGAGAACTCTGTGTCTGTCAG AGAATATGGGACCATTGATGACGTGGACATCGACCTCCATGTCAATATCAGCTTCCTGGAT GAGGAGGTGTCGACGGCCTGGAAGGTACTACGGACCGAACCCATTGTCCTGAGGCTGCGGTTCTCCCTCTCCCAGTACCTGGATGGACCCG AGCCATCGATCGAGGTTTTCCAGCCGTCTAATAAGGAGGGGTTCGGATTGGGTCTTCAGCTGAAAAA GATCCTGGGAatgttcacatcccagcaatggAAACACCTCAGCAACGATTTCCTGAAGACCCAGCAGGAGAAGCGGCACAGCTGGTTCAAGTCGAGTGGCACTATCAAGAAATTCCGAGCGGGCCTCAGCATCTTCTCTCCCATCCCCAA GTCTCCCAGCTTCCCCATCATCCAGGACTCCATGCTGAAGGGCAAGCTGGGGGTGCCAGAGCTCCGCGTCAATCGCCTTATGAACCGTTCCATCTCCTGCACCATGAAGAACCCTAAGGTGGAGGTGTTCGGCTacccccccagcacccaggcAGGTGTCGCCCCATTCAACATCCTG GTCGGCGGCCATTGCAAGAACATCCCCACACTGGAATATGGATTTCTCGTCCAG ATAATGAAGTATGCAGAGCAGCGGATCCCCACCCTGAACGAATACTGCGTGGTATGCGACGAGCAGCACGTCTTCCAGAATGGATCCATGCTCAAG CCGGCTGTGTGCACGCGGGAGCTGTGCGTCTTCTCCTTCTACACCCTGGGGGTGATGTCTGGTGCAGCGGAGGAGGTGGCCACGGGAGCAGAG AAGAAGAACTATGAGCGTCTGCAGAAGGCCCTGGACAGCGTGATGTCAATCCGGGAAATGACCCAG GGCTCGTATCTGGAAATCAAGAAGCAGATGGACAAACTGGACCCTCTGGCACACCCTCTCCTGCAATG GATAATCTCCAGTAACAGATCTCACATTGTCAAGCTGCCTCTCAGCAGGGTACGTGGCCGCTCCCCTTTCAGG CAGCTGAAATTCATGCACACCTCACACCAGTtccttctgctgagcagcccccCGGCCAAGGAAGCCCGGTTCCGCACAGCCAAGAAACTCTACGGGAGCACCTTCGCTTTTCA TGGATCTCACATTGAGAACTGGCATTCCATCCTACGCAACGGGCTGGTCAATGCGTCCTACACCAAACTGCAG ctgcatggagcAGCCTATGGCAAAGGCATCTATCTGAGCCCCATCTCCAGTATTTCCTTTGGATACTCAG GGATGGGGAAAGGACAGCACAGGATGCCCTCAAAGGATGAGCTCGTCCAGAGATATAACCGAATGAACACCATCCCTCAG ACTCGATCCATCCAGTCCCGGTTCCTGCAGAGTCGGAATCTAAACTGTATAGCACTTTGTGAAG TGATCACCTCGAAGGATCTCCAGAAGCACGGGAACATCTGGGTGTGCCCGGTCTCGGACCATGTCTGCACCCGCTTCTTCTTTGT